AGGCTTTGTGTGCGGATTCCAGGCAACCAGGTCTAACGCAGCGGCCAAGAACGCACACAGGCTGTTGTCTTCCTCAGCTGATGTGCAACAAGACGGCACGCTGTGGGaaactaggaaaaaaaaacacaagcctCGTGAAGTTTGTGATGACTAGTCTAAAGTTGTGCTGTGTGACTTTTGTGTTGGAGGGTTTAAAACATGCTTGTTGCTGTGGAGATGCAGTCGTTTTCCGGGAATGTTcgacagtatggcgttaaactcaTTAATCTCCATGAACACAAGTAAATTACACCACCAGGGGAAGTTATActgtaggtcagatctgtgaaaaggcgaCTCTGCTCACATTAATAAGACAAGCATGTTGataagcatgtttttcaagggatttttgtgcagtaaaacgcatgtagttgaataaattaAGATATatagactgtggaacattccaggtaaagcaacatatctccatggagacaagcaggtgatggactttcaacaaaaaaactactttaaatGAAGAGGAGCAGTTAGGTTTGGTAGCTGAAAGTCATTTTCTCTGTGTCTATTGTAAATTGAGTAGTTTGACTTTTAAGCTTGAGCAGTTTGTTTTGATCCATTGCAGtgcatatacactgcctggccaaaaaaaaaaaaggtcacacactaatatttcgttgttccacctttagctttgattacagcacataTTCACTgaggcattgtttcgatttcgcttctacaatgccacaagatttatttccatccagtgtggctttaattttccaccaagatgttgctttgatgatggtcgagtctgacgctgcacaaagcttctccagcacatcccaaagattctcaatggggttaaggtctggactctgtggtggacaatccatgtgtgaaaatgatgtctcatgctcctgatccactttttcacaatttgagcctgatgaatcctggcattgtcatcttggaatatgccccattccatcagggaagaaaaaaaatccattgatggaataacctggtcattcagtatattcaggtgtcagctgacatCATTCttctgaacctagacctgactcgtacctataggCTCTTActgtatttgcttagttaaatccaggtggcgacttttttttagcCATGATGTTTGACGTAGAAGCTTAAGAGCCTTTGACCGTCTCTGGCTGCAGTTCGAGTTCTGTCCACTAGAGGCTGCTTTAGAGTCTGGCTGTACTGTTGTATTGTTCCACGTTGAAGGGCTGCCCTCATCTCTTTAGTGCCTTTGAACATGATAAGTGTTTACAGTGTATACTTCAAGTGggattgttttatttacagctcATTCTCTGACGTGGCTAATACTGATTCATGTGCAGGAGTGACAACGTGAAGAATTTGTCTAACTACCAGATGGATGACAGTTCTTACACTTTTGCTAGGAACTGTACTAGaatagttactcaaaattagtgtTCTGAAATAGTATTTAGCTCCTGCCTAGCCCAACACTGCTGGTATCCATGCCGTATCCATGCCTTAGCACTTTCTCCATTTCATTAACCTCTCTCCTGTGAGACatacaacatattttataaCTGCGCACTCATCTATACTTAATGTGCTGACACCTTCTATTTAGTCTAAGAACCTCGGCTCTAATCTCTCATCAGTGTGGGGAGACCTTAAGTGCTTCAAACACACTTAATTAGCTCCTCTTTGTGATACTCCATTGCCTTTTTTGCTTAAATGAATCATCTGAGGTTAACTTGTGGCGTAGGGAGCTGACTGCGGAGCGGCAGGTCAAATTGATTGTGTGCGCTTAAAATGAGTTTGCCAAATAGGGGCTCATCGATGCACACTCTGCTAACGACCTTTCTTCATTAAAGAGCGACTCCACCTAATGAAGTGGTTATTCTATTCATTTGACTCTGACCTTGTAAAACTAACCCAGACTATTAGCTTTATTTCATCAGCACAATAGGGCAGCTCATTTTacaagaccttttttttttttatatttcaaggATCACATGCTTAATTCTCCCTCAATCTTTTATTTGTCAGTTTATACCTGTATACAAGccatatgttatgttatgttattttctattttatttaattttatttttattaaaattttatttaattagatgtcattttatttttattttattttagttttattttatttttattttttattattttcattttttattttttatttttatttattcatctatttatttatttatttcaagcacatgtatcaagtacacttaaagcacatttcacaaattaatccttaagctcaaaaaggagtgggaagaagaaaacttattaaatcccacccctctTATTAAGGTTATTtgtataataatttaaaaaatggtcaaaaacttgaaaatgcatattagtattattgtttttctctctcaataattcaataaatacaacatggtcacatttgtcacatttttatatagtgtttttccacctttatggcacctttaaagcactttacatcaaggaaccactcagccattcactcacacattcatacaccagtattGTATCATCCTGTATATTACTTTGTCACTGAAACAATCAAATACttgtgtctgtgcaggtgaATGGCAAAGACCTGTCCAAAGCCACCCATGACCAGGCTGTGGAAGCTTTCCGCACGGCTAAGGATCCCATCATGGTGCAGGTTCTCCGTAAGACGCCCCACCCCCCGCTACTCAGCCCCGCTTCTGACACCCAGCTGTCGGACACCAGCACCCAAACGGACCTCACCCTGCAGCACCTCATGGCCCTCACCAAACTGCCGGGCCCTGCACCCAACATGGCGTCGCTGGACAACTACCTGCTGTCAGAGGAGTGGGTTACTCTGCCTGTTCTTTATAGTAAAATTGCAGAactgtccatgggtttcagaatgatgaagaaAAAGGAGCAGTGCCATAGCTATTGACAATTTAAAAGGATGtatgtatcttttgaatgggaaaaagtcctcaaaattttGCATAGAACCGGAAGTTGAAACTGTAAATTCATATTGTATTCATGCATTTCAGCTTCCTACTTATACacatcatttttaataataataataataatgataataataataatgacaataataataattaaaactgcaagcagtgataaaggccctcgccaccccttgcgaccgcggggtaaaGGCCACAGTGAatatcctgcctttcgttcccgcttacatcgcccctccccccaaaatcagcatctcagtaatactactccattcattccaattagaccatttatgacattgtcacgcctgaacggttggaaatagaggtatgtcttcattggcttttttgttcagtatgatgagaggaatatgtgtaccaaatttcaatggtctatgacaaagtaattatttttcctatcctagttaaccaaaacccatgtatttcaatgaaaaatgtcagacgttgccatggcaacacctttgaaaatagaggtatattgttattggcttttttgttcagtatgttaatagggatgtccatgccaaatttcaaatgtttgtgacacagTAATTTTTTGCATACTATTAAaaggttcaagggggcgctgtagagcaatataatgtctgacctgtgtaaattgtatatctatgcgttcagatcaacattttgaaaaaaaagtatattcatgcagggaaataggacactaactgtgggAGTTACACGCAatttaaaaacctttaaaaatggctttttttctttgcaggctggccacacccacattttatgatgtagaaaaatccaagacagttccttataatcccacatgggtctagatCATTTTGACcgatttgcaagtttcttgaatgaaattccaaaaaatccaaatgtaagaggcaaaattttgaaaaaatggggttccacccacaatggccgacttcctgtagggtttagggtggggtcataatataattttttacttgtcttgacatgttctgtgtttgtaccaaatttcatttgtctacgataaaaaaggtctctcattgccgcaatgtataaaaaaaaataatacatttttcgcCAAACtcgaattttgggtccaataaaattgacttttcgttaacgttaaAAGTCTCTAAGTCTATGTCATgatcgttattttttctcgggatcttttgtgacaattagagcttgtTGAGTTCtcatttttgacaccactcactgtcatgccggggcgtgtttactacttgatttttgccattttccatgctccggacgcggttttaatgagtccctcgccgggacattGTCctaggctcgggcctaataagaataataataataatggaaacgcattttccacccattatttttctcctaaaccataacacctacagtcatgtgactttctcacattgtgccccatcacaaataaggcccctgtgaattttttctgaagtccacgacaaatcgattgtcttctacaaatttttgaaaatgaaatttgaagagggcactagagagccattttgtgagagagtgccttcatttgcatatcattacattcagctcacaaatgtgcataaacgctgtattagcattttcccaacaaaaaaggTGTGAAAGCGAAATCATTTATTGAAAtttccaaaaattgcaattttgttgaaaattcacactgaccacacccaaagtcataatcaaaatgtaattgttaatctttaatcacacatgggtttagtgggattttgccaaatttgaagtgtttgtgatgaaaactgtgcaagGCGATGTcttgaatgtgagggtgtgcacttttgtcattcccaggtttgatccaatatggccgacttcctgtacattttaggggggaggccataatatcatttttttcatgtcctgacatgttctatttttttatgtgagtttcagatttttctgttgacttttttccgagtcgggctcccattggccccatgaaaatcaaagaggtggcgctaccgagtcgtctttcgttattttttctcggggtcttttgtgacaattagagctcgtcgagttctaatttttgacatcACTCACTgtcatgtcggggcgtgtttactacttgatttttgccattttccacgctccggactcggttttaatgagtccctcgcagggacgtagtcccaggctcgggcctaataataatgacaataataataataataataatgacaataataataataataatgacaataataataataataataatgacaataataataataataataatgacaataataataataatggcaataataataatacatcttaTTTTTAATGCACGCTTCATTCCAcagaatctcagagtgctacaataaaacaagaactttaataaaacaagaactttgAGTACTTTCGACTCTTCAAAAGACatcatattttgttctgaattgttagttgctatggaaacagtGTAAATTTCTCATCACTGTGAAACTCATGGATTAATATATAACATCATTATAAATTGACTGTATGCTGCTTATTTCAGTTTGCACTTGTTTATAATCCAATGCCTTTGTCTGTTCTGCCTGTTCCTCCTATACCAGTACATTCTTCAGTCTGGcacttatttcactattttcatTCTGTCATATTGGAAAGGTCCCAGAGCTGTCAGTTTCAATCAGACCTTTAGCCTCGGTTTAATGAGAAAACATCACCTCTAATCCAGCCCTGTTCATGtgtgttcagtccaaatgaacGTAGCATTTTTACACGTGCAGGAACGATCAACCTAATCAGTTATTTCACTTTCTTTAATTGATTCTTGGGTCAAGTTAACATGGCAGGATCTTAATTTGTAATTAGCCTTAGGGTGACACATTGATTCAAGAATGAGTTCCACATAAAGTTATTAGTCTCCTTATTCGATTAAAACTGTGACTCCAGAGCAAGTTGGATTAAACTgactaatgcatttttatttattttttttcaatttccaACCATTAGGTGTTAAATTGACTCTGTCCTTTTCAGACATCCCGCTGGACATGTCTACTTTGATCCCAATGACTTCCTGGAGGGAATACAGCAGGACATTGAACGTGAAGAGATGGAATATGAGGTAAAATATCATTcctcaaataactttttttatattttgtagtaaaatGTTTGTTAAGGAAAGGACAGTCCCACAGTGAGTTCAGTAAGGaaagttcagtttaaacctgtcaactggtcaaattgttgtaagagtgaagaccaGGATTCTCAAACTCCCGGCCCGAGGGCTAATTGCAGCCCGTGAGATGATTTTTTGTGGTCCGCacaacaatatgaaagtttaatgttagtgtggcattacaaTGCTGCGCCAAATCGGTAAACtccaaacacacgtgtcactcacgctgtgtactcccgtcacaaaagattcaacaaataacgatgtatatcaggggtgtcaaactcaatttcatcgagggccacatcagcaaaatggttcctgtcaaatttgcaaagatataaaaaatatgtctgtgtaactgcataactcctgataaactgacattttcacatgacatacatttaaatttaccttatcacgggccacataaaatgacatggcaggccgtatttggcccccgggccttgaatttgacacatgtgatgtatatccataaaatccacaagaatcgtCATATTTCCTCATgcatgttgaaaacagcgatgtcgtttgagaagattttaacaacgctttttttgtggaaaaccTGATGTGGCCCAGcgtcacccagactctgcctcctgcagcgcccagataatttgagtttgagacgcctggtgaagacatttcgctgctcgtctttgtcttttgctgtgggtcagacctggacgactgagggattgcacagacatcTTCAGTTTAAACCTTTGCAAGCTCATAGTGTGTCCTCAGGCAACACACTTCTCACAAATATACTCACTTTGGTCATAGTATGTACAGTATCCTATGTGTATGGAAGCAGAAAAAATCCAGGCCCTACTTCGTTTGTCCTCTCAGTGTCCACGTCTCCCAGCGTCTCTCTGAGTAGCTGATGTCTTTCTGTCAGCGCCCGTACACGCTGAGGTACAGACAGCTCAGCAGCAGATGTGGAGCGCGCACACCATTACTCTTTAGTGACACAGCTTTCATAACTCCTGGATAATTACCCACGCACTGACAACGCGTCTGCAGTGATAGATTTAACGCACGCCAAACAATGTCTGGATGAGCCCCGGTTGAAGCCGAGGTTCGGTGACTGCCAGGAGTCCGCTGTGCCGTCTCAGTGACCTCCTTTGACCCCGACCCCTGACAGTCCCCTGTGGTTCTGTATTAATAACGTACATAGGGTAATGTGCTAAAGGAGAGGTGATGTACAGAGCAGAGCATAAAACAAGCAGTAGACAGTAGACCAAAATACTTTTAGTCTCAAGTACTCCCTAAAGTTTTTTCTCAGACTCAGAGTAACCCCTGACCTGAATAATTATAAGGTCTGTTTATCCATCTGTTgtcaattactactactattttctTGGTTGAGTGATATTTATATCCAAAATATCCCataaaacaggggtgtcaagcacattttcaccgagggccacatcagcaaaatggctgctctcaaagggccagatgtaaaataaatttaactacttttttaactgattaattaactatttctgtgtttcttacttattcaagttacaaatgttgtatatgcattttcctagatgtaaaaatatagctgtgtaactgtgcatctcctgataaaatgacattttaagaccatcatacctctTTAATTTACCCtgccgagggccacataaaatgatgtggagggccacatttggcccgtgggccttgagtttgacacgtgccataaaatatataaaagttacaacaaatactacaggtggaaattagtacttttgctataacctggcaccatacatcttttctgttttgtttttttaaggtccttgtattgttgtgcactgtcgCTGTTTATGTTGTATTCAATTTAATACAATTTCatcttattttaaattaaaaacacttccaAGAAGTCGCTGTTAAGTCCTGTCCTTGTACTCCTGGTTTGGAAACTGCATTGTACAGTCAAAAAGAAGAATAATTTATGTTGATGTTAGCCTTTATTAATCTCTAGCAAGTCAATTATATCTTCTTCCTTTTGTAAAATCCTTCCTAATTACCAATTGTTCTTAAATAGACAGTTGACCATTTCTGGGTTatatttctgttcaaaattGATATATTAATTGTTCAATAATACTTCAGCAGCAATTATTACTCAACAAAAACTTATGAAAGCACCTTCTGTGATACTCAAAGCTGCTTTTCTGTCTGATCCCTTGAAGTATTTCATTCATTAGTTTTGAGCGTCTGCCCATTTTGGTAGTTTAACCTCCCCTGAACCGCTCTGGCCTTGTATCTAGAGTCTGTATCGTGGAGATTTCAGCTTTTGACAAATGACAAACGGTGTTCTGTCTTTATTACGGGCCAGTGCATTGTCCCTCATTTCGAGTAGGGAAGCCAATACTCAACCAGCATCCAGTTTAGACGTTCATTACAGTGACGGATGGGATATCGCTGCCTATTTGAGTGAGATCTATTTGCCTCTTTTGTCTGTCTCTTCAGGAAGTGGATTTGTATCGAGCAAACATCCAAGAAAAGCTGGGCCTTACCATTTGCTACAGGACTGATGATGAAGACGAGGCTGGGATCTACATAAGTGAAGTATGTACATGGGGCCACTGTTTGTGTAACTTTGTCGTAGAGATTTAATGATTTCTCTTTTATTCGATTACTCATTTGATCATTATTGGTGAACTTGCGTTGAATTTCCCCCTTATAACAATGTGAGCTTGGTAACTTTATATTAATAACTAACTCAGCTGAGAACAATAGAGATCCATACAGTATTCTCTGATCTTTGATATTATAATAACGGCTGATATTATGGAAGTCGATGTACTTTAGAAGGCCACTCACCCTCGATAATGACCTGATATCTCACCTTCAATTGTTTTGACCTCAGGTTGACCCAAACAGCATTGCTGCAAAAGACGGTCGCATCAGAGAAGGAGATAAAATCATTCAGGTTGGTTTTGTCTATTGCAGAATTCTGGTATAGTAGTAGTTAGTTGTAATTCACAGTAATAAATTTGTTTTTAGATAAATGGAGTTGAGATCCAAAACCGTGAAGATGCTGTGGCACTACTGACAAGTGAGGGCAACCAGAACATTTCTCTGCTTGTGGCCCGGCCAGAAATACAGGTAATTCGTCATAAGACCCTATTGAATGTCATCTCTGCTTGAAATGTATAATTGATATGAATATAGGTTTGGGATGTGGGTTTTTAGATGCATAATGATCCAGGAGTccttgtgtggagtttacacatctcttcctgtgtctgggtggattttgttttgctttcagGTTCCCCTCAGCAATCTTAAACATATGCACCAGAGGTAAACTCCTCCAGTTACTCCTGACAAAgccaaatgcagaagacaaatcTCCCTATGggaacaataaagtgtaccttaacttgTAACCAAATATGAAGAAAAGAACACagcaacaacacattttataaaacatgacaaacattCCACAGTTCACACTATTATAACAACAGATATAATtgaattaacagtttaaaatgactgaGCACAATTTGCCTTGTTGATTTTGTGCAGACACAGTTAGAAAAATTAGTACACATTAAATTTGAAAGTATGTTGTTTACTCACCTGTTACTTTGCATAATCAGGGTAAATACTTAAATATCGATGTGTAAAATTCATATCACAATTTcccatgtatttaaaaaaaatacataatattttATCTCAAAGCCTCTCCTGCCCTTAACATTCTAGGATTCCAAAGTAAAGGTTTGCAGttgtctgttgttgtgtctaaTGAGACgtttctctgtgtctcagcTGGATGAAGGCTGGATGGATGACGACAGGAACGACTTCCTTGATGACCTTCACATGGACATGCTGGAGCAACAGCACCATCAGGCCATGCAGTTCACCGCCAGCATGCTGCAGCAGGTACACTCACTATCACACTCACGATCTGTCTAACTATCTGTCTACAGAGGCTCACAAAGAAACTTGTCTTTGGAACCAGATctaacatatttgtttttatatgatCATATATCATATCCATATGaatataaaatcataaatataaGTTAATTAGTTGATATCTATTAATGATCATATCGATTTGATGATATCAGGAAGTGTTTCTCTCTATATCGCTCAGGGTTAACAACTTACCGGCACAGATATAGATGGTAGAATGAATCAATAAATATTTCGAGAGCTGCATAGGCGCTCATCCTGTGGGTGCAGTGAAGTCAGAGCACCCACGTAAATCTCGCCTGATTGCTAGGTCAGAACAGACTACAAAAGAGGTAGGAACTGAACTTGATTGTTCCTTTTTAATGCTGTAAATCTGCCTTGCCTTAGTTCTGTAAAACTGACATTCTCTCATAAGAGATTAACGAGAGAATGTCACATGTCTCGACGGTTGTCTATTGCATCACACAGCAGAACACatcaaaataacattaataacacaagTGTACTATTCTGAATTCCATAACTTTGTTTGCTTTCAGAAAAAGCATGAAGAAGATGACGTCACCACAGACACTGCCACTTTGTTGTCCAACCATCATGAGAAAGACAGTGGAGTTGGTCGCACAGATGAGAGCACGAGAAACGACGAAAGCTCTGAGCAAGAGAACCTGTGTGACGACCACACCACGGCCTCAAACACACTGGGCAGTTGTCGTAAGCTCACGTACAGCCAGGACACGCTTGGGAGTAATGACCTACCTTTCAGTGGAGAATCCTTCATATCTGCTGACTACACTGACACAGACTTCCTGGGCATCCCTGCCGATGAATGTGAGCGCTTCAGGGAGCTTCTGGAGCTCAAGTGTCAGATGGGACAGGTAGTAGACGGGGTGTATTGCCAAGGGGCTACTGGGCAGGATGGCGAGTGTGTGGACAAAGAGTTGGAGATGCTAAATGAAGAGCTGCGTACCATAGAGCTGGAGTGTTTGAACATTGTCCGGGCTCACAAGATGCAACAACTGAGAGAGCAGTGCCGTGAATCCTGGATGCTTCACAACAGCGGCTTCAGGAATTACAACACCAGCATCGATGCCCGCCGCCACGGACTGTCGGACATCACCGAGCTGCCCGAGAAGTCCGATAAGGATAGTTCCAGTGCCTACAACACAGGGGAGAGCTGTCGTAGCACACCGCTGACACTGGAGTTATCCCCAGATAACTCCCTCCGCAGAGAGAACCAGGGGG
The sequence above is drawn from the Periophthalmus magnuspinnatus isolate fPerMag1 chromosome 5, fPerMag1.2.pri, whole genome shotgun sequence genome and encodes:
- the pdzrn3b gene encoding E3 ubiquitin-protein ligase PDZRN3-B isoform X3; the encoded protein is MGCSMCTLQKPDEHYKLLYEICQVNGKDLSKATHDQAVEAFRTAKDPIMVQVLRKTPHPPLLSPASDTQLSDTSTQTDLTLQHLMALTKLPGPAPNMASLDNYLLSEEHPAGHVYFDPNDFLEGIQQDIEREEMEYEEVDLYRANIQEKLGLTICYRTDDEDEAGIYISEVDPNSIAAKDGRIREGDKIIQINGVEIQNREDAVALLTSEGNQNISLLVARPEIQLDEGWMDDDRNDFLDDLHMDMLEQQHHQAMQFTASMLQQKKHEEDDVTTDTATLLSNHHEKDSGVGRTDESTRNDESSEQENLCDDHTTASNTLGSCRKLTYSQDTLGSNDLPFSGESFISADYTDTDFLGIPADECERFRELLELKCQMGQVVDGVYCQGATGQDGECVDKELEMLNEELRTIELECLNIVRAHKMQQLREQCRESWMLHNSGFRNYNTSIDARRHGLSDITELPEKSDKDSSSAYNTGESCRSTPLTLELSPDNSLRRENQGATGPSFSATGRGLKPLLSPVLEAGGPSRSRAKEQDGAVQPEPKERKSTRGFPHSPYKHAHIPAHAQHYQSYMQLIQQKSAVEYAQSQVSLVSMCRDPISPNDLEPKMEWKVKIRSDGTRYITKRPVRDKLLRERALRIHEERSGMTTDDDAISELKMGRYWSKEERKQHAVRAKEQRQRREFMKQSRADCLKEQSATEDHKEPNIIQLSHKKMMKKRNKKIFDNWMTIQELLTHGTKSPDGTRVYNSLLSVTTV